A DNA window from Mycolicibacter hiberniae contains the following coding sequences:
- a CDS encoding SAF domain-containing protein, translating into MGDSLNPTLISRLSQTLRPDWARTVRARRVTAGALVVLAGIAAFRTDPRDDLVDVVVARRDIAPGAALTVDDVHRQTRPAPTVPDGAATDIAAVLQATLAGPARRGEILTDVRLLSRRLTEATAGPDARIVSVHPADAALIDVLRPGDIVDVVAAAPENAADSPGTARVLAGGGIVVLVSGQNHDDRVVLVALPAHSAVAVAGAALSQAVTLTLR; encoded by the coding sequence ATGGGCGACTCGCTCAACCCCACCCTGATCAGCCGACTATCGCAGACCCTGCGCCCGGACTGGGCCCGGACGGTGCGCGCCCGCCGAGTGACCGCAGGCGCTTTGGTCGTGCTGGCCGGCATCGCCGCATTCCGGACCGACCCACGGGACGACCTGGTGGACGTCGTGGTGGCCCGCCGCGACATCGCCCCGGGCGCCGCCCTGACCGTCGACGACGTCCATCGGCAAACCCGCCCGGCCCCCACGGTTCCCGACGGTGCCGCCACGGACATCGCGGCGGTGCTGCAGGCGACACTGGCCGGCCCGGCCCGCCGCGGCGAGATACTCACCGACGTCCGGCTGTTGAGCCGCCGGCTCACCGAGGCCACCGCCGGTCCCGACGCCCGCATCGTGAGTGTGCACCCCGCCGACGCCGCGCTGATCGACGTGCTGCGCCCCGGCGACATCGTCGACGTTGTGGCCGCCGCGCCCGAGAATGCCGCCGATTCACCCGGCACCGCCCGGGTGCTGGCCGGCGGAGGCATCGTGGTGCTGGTCTCCGGCCAGAACCACGACGACCGGGTGGTGCTGGTGGCGTTGCCGGCGCACTCCGCCGTCGCGGTCGCCGGCGCCGCGCTGAGCCAGGCCGTGACGCTAACCCTGCGCTGA
- the glp gene encoding molybdotransferase-like divisome protein Glp encodes MRSVEEQQARVAAAAVAPRPVRVAIAEAQGLMCAEEVVAERPMPAFDQAAIDGYAVRSVDVLGAEAIGDTSDGSQREEAVVTLPVLGVIEAGARTPTRLQPKLATRIQTGAPMPTLADAVLPLRWTDGGNTRVRVLRGVRPGDYVRRVGDDVQPGDVAVRAGTVVGAAQVGLLAAVGRDRVLVHPRPRLSVMAVGGELVDVNRTPGNGQVYDVDSYALAAAGRDAGAEVNRVGIVSNDPKKLREVVEGQLNRSEVVVIAGGVGGAAADEVRAVLSELGDVEVARIAMHPGSVQGFGQLGPEGVPTFLLPTNPVSALVVFEVMIRPLIRLSLGKREPMRRMVRARTLGPISSMPGRKGFLRGQLMRDEETGEFLVQVLGSSGGSSSHLLATLAEANCLVVVPEEVEQVGAGELVDVAFLAQRG; translated from the coding sequence GTGCGTTCGGTTGAGGAGCAGCAGGCCCGGGTTGCGGCTGCTGCGGTGGCGCCCCGCCCGGTGCGGGTGGCGATCGCCGAGGCGCAGGGGCTGATGTGCGCCGAAGAGGTGGTCGCCGAGCGGCCCATGCCCGCATTCGACCAGGCTGCCATCGACGGTTACGCGGTGCGCAGTGTGGACGTCCTGGGTGCTGAGGCGATCGGCGACACCTCCGACGGCTCGCAGCGCGAGGAGGCGGTGGTCACGCTGCCGGTGCTCGGCGTCATCGAAGCCGGTGCCCGCACCCCGACCCGGCTGCAACCCAAACTGGCCACCCGGATTCAGACCGGGGCGCCGATGCCCACCCTGGCTGACGCGGTGCTGCCGCTGCGCTGGACCGACGGCGGCAACACCCGGGTCCGGGTGCTGCGCGGCGTGCGCCCCGGCGACTACGTGCGCCGGGTCGGCGACGACGTGCAGCCCGGTGATGTCGCGGTCCGCGCCGGCACCGTGGTCGGGGCCGCGCAGGTGGGGCTGCTGGCCGCCGTGGGCCGCGACCGGGTGCTGGTGCATCCGCGCCCCCGGCTGTCGGTCATGGCGGTGGGCGGCGAACTGGTGGATGTCAACCGCACGCCCGGCAATGGGCAGGTCTACGACGTCGACTCCTATGCGCTGGCCGCCGCCGGCCGGGACGCCGGGGCGGAGGTGAACCGGGTCGGCATCGTCAGCAACGACCCGAAGAAGCTGCGCGAGGTGGTCGAGGGTCAGCTCAACCGGTCCGAAGTGGTGGTGATCGCCGGTGGGGTCGGGGGTGCTGCGGCCGACGAGGTGCGCGCGGTGCTGTCCGAACTCGGTGACGTGGAGGTCGCCCGGATCGCGATGCATCCCGGATCGGTGCAGGGTTTCGGCCAGTTGGGTCCCGAAGGCGTGCCGACGTTCCTGCTGCCCACCAACCCGGTGAGCGCGCTGGTGGTGTTCGAGGTGATGATCCGCCCGCTGATCCGGTTGTCGCTGGGTAAACGCGAGCCGATGCGCCGTATGGTGCGGGCCCGCACCCTGGGGCCGATCAGCTCCATGCCGGGTCGCAAGGGATTCCTGCGGGGCCAGTTGATGCGCGACGAGGAGACCGGGGAGTTCCTGGTGCAGGTGCTCGGGTCCTCGGGTGGTTCGTCGTCGCATCTGCTTGCCACGCTGGCCGAGGCGAACTGCCTGGTGGTGGTGCCCGAAGAGGTCGAGCAGGTCGGCGCCGGCGAGTTGGTGGACGTCGCCTTCCTGGCTCAGCGCGGTTGA
- a CDS encoding large conductance mechanosensitive channel protein MscL yields the protein MLKGFKNFLMRDDVITVAIGLVVALAFSNLVKAFTDSVINPLVSATQPDAAGLGLGYQLGAEGNEATFVDFGAFLSAVIYFIVFMATVYFVIVLPYKHIQKRRGKSVFGDDDDAAPTKTCPECRSEIDADARKCKFCASPQPAAAA from the coding sequence GTGCTCAAGGGGTTCAAGAATTTTTTGATGCGTGACGACGTGATCACCGTGGCCATTGGTCTGGTGGTCGCGCTGGCGTTTTCCAACCTGGTCAAGGCCTTCACCGACAGCGTGATCAATCCGCTGGTGTCGGCCACTCAACCCGACGCGGCCGGGCTGGGGCTGGGGTATCAGCTGGGGGCCGAAGGCAATGAGGCGACCTTCGTCGACTTCGGTGCGTTTCTCTCGGCGGTCATCTACTTCATCGTGTTCATGGCCACCGTCTACTTCGTTATCGTGCTGCCCTACAAGCACATTCAGAAGCGGCGCGGCAAGTCGGTGTTCGGCGACGACGACGACGCGGCGCCCACCAAAACCTGCCCGGAGTGCCGGTCGGAGATCGACGCCGACGCCAGAAAGTGCAAGTTCTGCGCCAGCCCGCAGCCGGCCGCGGCGGCGTGA
- a CDS encoding UTP--glucose-1-phosphate uridylyltransferase: protein MPTPKVPMPRTAIVPAAGLGTRFLPATKTVPKELLPVVDTPGIELVAAEAAEAGAERLVIVTSEGKDGVVAHFVEDLVLEGTLEARGKKAMLAKVRRAPQLIKVESVVQAEPLGLGHAISCVEPTLSVDEDAVAVLLPDDLVLPTGVLETMSKVRARRGGTVLCAIEVSPEDVSAYGVFDVEPLPDGDNPDVMRVKGMVEKPKAQDAPSTYAAAGRYVLDRAVFDALRRIDRGAGGEVQLTDAIALMISEGHPVHVVVHRGSRHDLGNPGGYLKAAVDFALDRDDYGPDLRRWLVARLGLAQS, encoded by the coding sequence ATGCCCACGCCAAAGGTTCCGATGCCGCGCACTGCCATTGTGCCCGCGGCGGGTTTGGGCACCCGTTTTCTGCCCGCCACCAAGACGGTGCCCAAAGAACTGCTGCCCGTCGTCGACACCCCCGGTATCGAGCTGGTCGCCGCCGAGGCCGCTGAGGCCGGTGCCGAGCGGCTGGTGATCGTCACCTCCGAGGGCAAGGACGGCGTGGTCGCGCACTTCGTGGAAGACCTGGTGCTCGAAGGCACGTTGGAGGCGCGCGGGAAGAAGGCCATGCTGGCCAAGGTGCGCCGCGCGCCGCAACTGATCAAGGTCGAATCGGTGGTGCAGGCCGAGCCGCTCGGGCTCGGGCACGCGATCAGCTGCGTCGAGCCCACCTTGTCCGTCGACGAAGACGCCGTCGCGGTGCTGCTGCCCGACGATCTGGTGCTGCCCACCGGGGTGCTGGAGACCATGTCGAAGGTGCGTGCCCGCCGGGGCGGCACCGTGCTGTGCGCCATCGAGGTCAGCCCGGAGGACGTCAGCGCCTACGGCGTCTTCGACGTCGAGCCGCTGCCCGACGGTGACAACCCGGACGTGATGCGGGTCAAGGGGATGGTCGAGAAGCCCAAGGCCCAAGACGCGCCGTCGACCTATGCCGCGGCCGGCCGCTACGTGCTGGACCGGGCGGTGTTCGACGCCCTGCGGCGCATCGACCGTGGGGCCGGCGGCGAGGTCCAGCTGACCGACGCGATTGCCCTGATGATCTCCGAGGGCCATCCCGTGCACGTCGTCGTGCATCGGGGTTCGCGACACGACCTGGGAAATCCGGGCGGCTACCTCAAAGCTGCGGTTGACTTTGCCTTGGACCGTGATGACTACGGTCCGGACCTGCGGCGGTGGCTGGTGGCGCGGCTGGGCTTGGCCCAAAGCTGA
- a CDS encoding HAMP domain-containing sensor histidine kinase, translated as MQSFRRRQGEEAKQTSLSLRWRVMLLAMSMVALVVVLMAVAVYAVISAALYNDIDNQLQSRAEMLIASGSLAADPRKAIEGTAYSDVNAMLVNPGRSIYTANQPGQRLPVGQQEKAVIRGELFLSRRTASGQRVLAVHLPNGSTLLISKSLAPTQAVTMKLRWVLLVVGGVGVVVAAVAGGMVTRAGLRPVGRLTEAAERVARTDDLRPIPVYGSDELARLTEAFNAMLRALAESRERQARLVADAGHELKTPLTSLRTNVELLMASAAPGAPQLPEEEMAELRADAIGQIEELSTLVGDLVDLTRDDQREVAYEQVDITEVVDRSMERVRRRRNDIEFDIQVVPWYVYGDAAGLSRAVLNLLDNAAKWSPSGGVVGLRMRQLDPTHVEMVVSDQGPGIPESQRELVFERFYRSDSARAMPGSGLGLAIVKQVVLKHGGAITVGETVPGGKPPGTSFRMVLPGGPTSARPASAAAVTGASQST; from the coding sequence ATGCAGTCGTTCCGCCGTCGGCAGGGTGAAGAGGCGAAGCAGACCTCCCTCTCGCTGCGCTGGCGGGTAATGCTGCTGGCGATGTCGATGGTGGCATTGGTGGTGGTCCTGATGGCCGTCGCCGTCTACGCCGTGATTTCGGCTGCGCTCTACAACGACATCGACAATCAGCTGCAGAGCCGGGCCGAGATGCTGATCGCCAGTGGCTCGCTGGCCGCCGATCCCCGCAAGGCGATCGAGGGCACCGCCTATTCCGACGTCAACGCCATGCTGGTCAATCCGGGCCGCTCGATCTACACCGCGAATCAGCCCGGCCAGCGGCTGCCGGTGGGCCAGCAGGAGAAGGCCGTCATCCGCGGCGAGCTGTTCCTCTCGCGCCGCACCGCGTCCGGCCAGCGGGTGCTGGCCGTGCACCTGCCCAACGGCAGCACGTTGTTGATCTCCAAGAGCCTGGCGCCCACCCAGGCGGTGACGATGAAGCTGCGATGGGTGCTGCTGGTGGTCGGCGGCGTGGGCGTCGTGGTGGCCGCGGTGGCCGGCGGCATGGTCACCCGCGCCGGGCTGCGGCCGGTGGGCCGGCTGACCGAGGCGGCCGAACGCGTGGCGCGCACCGACGACCTGCGACCGATACCGGTGTATGGCAGTGACGAGCTGGCCCGCCTCACCGAGGCGTTCAACGCGATGCTGCGGGCGCTGGCGGAGTCGCGGGAGCGGCAGGCCCGCCTGGTCGCCGATGCCGGCCATGAGCTCAAGACCCCGCTGACGTCGCTGCGCACCAACGTCGAGCTGTTGATGGCCTCGGCGGCGCCGGGCGCCCCGCAGCTGCCCGAAGAGGAGATGGCCGAACTGCGTGCCGACGCAATCGGGCAGATCGAGGAATTGTCCACGCTGGTAGGCGATCTGGTGGATCTCACCCGCGACGATCAGCGCGAGGTCGCCTACGAACAGGTCGACATCACCGAGGTCGTCGACCGCAGCATGGAGCGGGTCCGTCGGCGCCGCAACGACATCGAGTTCGATATCCAGGTGGTGCCCTGGTACGTCTACGGCGACGCCGCGGGTCTGTCCCGCGCGGTGCTCAACCTGCTCGACAACGCGGCCAAGTGGAGTCCGTCGGGCGGGGTCGTCGGATTGCGGATGCGTCAGCTCGACCCCACGCACGTGGAGATGGTCGTCTCGGACCAGGGGCCGGGTATTCCGGAGAGCCAGCGGGAGTTGGTGTTCGAGCGCTTCTACCGGTCGGACTCCGCGCGGGCCATGCCCGGATCCGGGCTGGGGTTGGCGATCGTCAAGCAGGTGGTGCTCAAACACGGCGGGGCGATCACCGTCGGTGAGACCGTCCCCGGGGGCAAACCGCCCGGCACGTCGTTTCGGATGGTGCTGCCCGGCGGTCCCACCTCCGCGCGACCTGCTTCGGCCGCAGCCGTCACAGGCGCTTCTCAGTCCACGTAG
- a CDS encoding GNAT family N-acetyltransferase, whose product MLVNWWPFKAVEHPGWPSVLGPLRVSAGVIRLRPVRMRDGVAWSRIRLADRAYLERWEPSVEVDWVTRHGSSAWPPLCSSLRSEARYGRMLPYVIELDGRFCGQLTVGNIAHGALRSAWIGYWVSSAVAGGGVATAAVALGLDHCFGPVRLHRVEATVRPENAASRAVLAKVGFREEGLLRRYLDVDGAWRDHLLVAMTIEEVAGSVTAALIQSGRAARA is encoded by the coding sequence ATGTTGGTCAATTGGTGGCCGTTCAAAGCCGTGGAGCATCCCGGCTGGCCGAGTGTGCTCGGGCCGCTGCGGGTGTCGGCCGGGGTGATTCGGCTGCGGCCGGTGCGCATGCGTGACGGGGTGGCCTGGAGCCGCATCCGGTTGGCCGACCGGGCCTATCTGGAGCGGTGGGAGCCCAGTGTGGAGGTGGACTGGGTGACGCGGCATGGCAGTTCCGCGTGGCCGCCGCTGTGCTCCAGCCTGCGCTCGGAGGCCCGCTACGGGCGGATGTTGCCGTACGTGATCGAACTCGACGGCCGGTTCTGCGGCCAGCTGACGGTGGGCAACATCGCGCACGGGGCGCTGCGGTCGGCGTGGATCGGCTACTGGGTGTCGTCTGCGGTGGCGGGCGGGGGAGTGGCTACCGCGGCGGTCGCACTGGGGCTCGACCACTGTTTCGGGCCGGTCCGCCTGCACCGGGTGGAGGCCACCGTGCGGCCGGAGAACGCGGCCAGCCGGGCGGTGCTGGCCAAGGTCGGCTTTCGTGAGGAAGGGCTGCTGCGGCGCTACCTGGACGTGGACGGGGCGTGGCGGGACCACCTGCTGGTGGCGATGACCATCGAAGAGGTGGCCGGATCGGTGACGGCGGCGCTGATTCAGTCTGGCCGGGCCGCCCGCGCCTGA
- a CDS encoding MogA/MoaB family molybdenum cofactor biosynthesis protein translates to MEQARELAGRALVVVVDDRTAHGDQDHSGPLVSELLAEGGFMVDGVVAVAADEVEIRNALNTAVIGGVDLVVSVGGTGVTPRDVTPEATRELLDREILGIAEALRASGLSAGIADAGLSRGLAGVSGSTLVVNLAGSRAAVRDGMATLNPLAATIIGQLSSLEI, encoded by the coding sequence ATGGAGCAAGCCCGAGAACTCGCAGGCCGCGCCCTCGTCGTCGTGGTGGACGACCGTACCGCCCACGGCGATCAGGACCACAGTGGCCCGTTGGTCAGCGAATTGCTGGCCGAGGGCGGATTCATGGTGGACGGCGTGGTTGCCGTCGCCGCCGATGAGGTGGAGATCCGCAACGCGCTCAACACCGCGGTGATCGGCGGCGTCGACCTGGTCGTGTCGGTGGGCGGCACCGGGGTCACCCCGCGCGACGTCACCCCGGAGGCCACCCGCGAACTCCTCGACCGCGAGATCCTCGGCATCGCCGAGGCGCTGCGGGCCTCCGGCCTGTCGGCCGGGATCGCCGACGCCGGCCTCTCGCGGGGGCTGGCCGGGGTCTCCGGCAGCACCCTGGTGGTCAACCTGGCCGGGTCCCGGGCGGCTGTGCGTGACGGGATGGCCACGCTGAACCCGCTGGCCGCGACGATCATCGGCCAACTGTCCAGCCTGGAGATCTAA
- a CDS encoding 5-formyltetrahydrofolate cyclo-ligase, whose amino-acid sequence MAAKSALRARLLAERRAVSPQVHDAEATALAAHLERLAGTAGTVCAHLPMGSEPGSAEMVDRLAGRGVRVLLPVVRTGEDGSPLPLWWGDYRPEALTTARYGLLEPPQPWLAPDTLAQADLIVVPAVAVDRRGARLGRGGGFYDRSLPWRDPRTPLVAVVRDAELVEELPAEDHDVPMTHVLTPGLGLVPLQPRSCGQE is encoded by the coding sequence ATGGCCGCCAAGTCCGCGTTGCGGGCGCGATTGCTCGCCGAGCGGCGCGCGGTGTCCCCCCAGGTGCACGACGCCGAGGCCACCGCGTTGGCCGCCCATCTGGAGCGCCTGGCCGGCACCGCCGGCACCGTCTGCGCCCATCTGCCGATGGGCAGCGAGCCGGGGTCGGCCGAGATGGTGGACCGCTTGGCAGGCCGGGGAGTGCGGGTCCTGCTCCCGGTGGTGCGCACCGGGGAAGACGGCAGCCCGCTGCCGCTGTGGTGGGGCGACTACCGGCCGGAGGCGCTGACCACGGCCCGCTACGGCCTGCTCGAGCCGCCGCAGCCGTGGCTGGCCCCGGACACCCTGGCGCAGGCGGACCTCATCGTGGTGCCGGCGGTGGCCGTCGACCGCCGGGGCGCGCGACTGGGCCGCGGCGGCGGCTTCTACGACCGCTCGCTGCCGTGGCGCGATCCGCGGACTCCGCTGGTCGCGGTCGTGCGGGACGCCGAACTCGTCGAGGAGCTGCCCGCCGAGGACCACGACGTGCCGATGACTCATGTGCTGACACCGGGCCTGGGCCTGGTACCGCTGCAACCGCGCTCATGCGGCCAGGAATGA
- the sepX gene encoding divisome protein SepX/GlpR, giving the protein MPSIPQSLLWISLVVLWLFVLVPMLVSKRDAVRRTSDVALATRVLTSGSSARLLKRGGPAAGHRSDPHWQHSGVDEADDIDDIDDVDDVDTAPAESGSRVFVAAAAVFVAAEHRVGEQTELDYLDVDVISDDAGELAQAATEAQADEAAEAGVMAETEAPPEPAAEYEPEYEADDEAGADAEAVAETDYEADAEAEADAEADAEGYEYEYVEDTSGLEPEAEPRRPGVSGVSARARRPRIDTAAAVSARKYEFRKRALMSLAVVLVLSALTAFTVAPSAWWICGGAAGATVVYLAYLRRQTRIEQQVRARRARRADRPRMQREGAHTGAFEVVPSRLRRPGVAVLEIDDEDPVFEHLEYASSGGRYDWRGDLPRASGQ; this is encoded by the coding sequence ATGCCCAGCATCCCACAATCATTGCTCTGGATCTCACTGGTCGTTCTCTGGCTGTTCGTACTGGTGCCGATGCTGGTCAGCAAGCGTGACGCGGTGCGTCGAACCAGTGACGTGGCGTTGGCGACCAGGGTCCTGACCAGCGGGTCCAGTGCCCGCCTGCTCAAGCGGGGCGGTCCGGCAGCCGGGCACCGCAGCGACCCGCACTGGCAGCACAGCGGTGTCGACGAGGCCGACGACATCGACGACATCGATGATGTCGATGACGTCGACACCGCGCCCGCCGAGAGCGGTTCTCGGGTATTCGTCGCCGCGGCGGCGGTGTTCGTCGCCGCCGAGCACCGGGTCGGTGAACAGACCGAGCTGGACTACCTGGACGTCGACGTCATCAGCGACGATGCCGGCGAGCTGGCGCAGGCGGCCACCGAAGCGCAGGCCGACGAGGCCGCAGAGGCCGGCGTCATGGCCGAAACCGAAGCTCCGCCCGAGCCGGCGGCCGAATACGAGCCTGAGTACGAGGCCGACGATGAGGCCGGGGCCGACGCCGAGGCTGTCGCCGAGACTGACTACGAGGCCGACGCCGAGGCGGAAGCCGATGCAGAAGCCGATGCCGAGGGTTACGAGTACGAATACGTCGAGGACACCTCCGGGCTGGAACCTGAGGCAGAGCCGCGGCGACCGGGCGTTTCCGGGGTGTCCGCGCGGGCCCGGCGGCCCCGTATCGACACCGCGGCGGCAGTCAGCGCGCGCAAGTACGAGTTCCGCAAGCGGGCGTTGATGTCGCTGGCGGTGGTCCTGGTGCTCTCGGCCCTCACCGCCTTCACCGTGGCGCCCAGCGCCTGGTGGATCTGCGGGGGCGCGGCGGGAGCAACCGTGGTCTATCTGGCCTACCTGCGTCGCCAGACCCGTATCGAACAGCAGGTGCGGGCGCGGCGCGCACGGCGCGCCGACCGGCCGCGCATGCAGCGCGAGGGCGCTCACACCGGCGCGTTCGAGGTGGTGCCGTCACGGCTGCGGCGACCGGGCGTGGCGGTGCTGGAGATCGACGACGAGGACCCGGTCTTCGAGCACCTGGAGTACGCGTCCAGCGGCGGCCGCTACGACTGGCGGGGCGACCTGCCGCGCGCATCCGGTCAGTAG
- a CDS encoding S1C family serine protease, whose translation MTNYPGYLPPPAQPERPHPAGSTGADQRGQTGYPGGPVPGSYPPPYDWRYVQHQGRPSGYRTAYDAPYGGGPRPGGAAPKRSRTGGLVLGAVGIAVMSGVMGGVVGSALNSDQRPLAAGGHIPGIQNPGVPAAVNLPDGSVEKVAAKVVPSVVMLETDLGRQSEEGSGIVLSADGMILTNHHVVAAAAAKPDAAGKPGPKTTVTFSDGRTAPFTVVGTDPASDIAVVRVQGVSGLTPITIGSSADLRVGQHVVAVGSPLGLEGTVTTGIVSALNRPVSTTGEAGNQNTVLDAIQTDAAINPGNSGGALVNMNGDLVGVNSAIATMGGDSGEAQGGSIGLGFAIPVDQAKRIADELINSPDHTASHASLGVRVTSERSLHGAKVVEVVPGEAAAKAGLPEGATVTAFDKRPIGSADALVAAVRSKAPGDQVTLTYLDPSGATKTTQVTLGKAQQ comes from the coding sequence ATGACGAATTACCCCGGGTACCTCCCGCCGCCTGCGCAACCGGAACGGCCCCACCCGGCCGGTTCCACCGGTGCGGACCAACGCGGGCAGACCGGTTATCCGGGCGGGCCCGTTCCGGGCTCGTACCCGCCGCCCTACGACTGGCGGTACGTCCAGCATCAGGGCAGGCCTTCGGGCTATCGCACCGCTTATGACGCCCCCTACGGCGGGGGTCCGCGCCCGGGCGGTGCGGCGCCGAAGCGGTCCCGCACGGGCGGGCTGGTGCTGGGAGCGGTCGGTATCGCGGTGATGTCCGGCGTCATGGGCGGTGTGGTCGGTTCGGCGCTGAACTCCGATCAGCGGCCGCTCGCCGCTGGAGGTCACATTCCCGGCATTCAGAACCCGGGCGTGCCGGCTGCGGTGAATCTGCCGGACGGTTCGGTGGAGAAAGTCGCGGCGAAGGTGGTGCCCAGCGTCGTCATGCTGGAGACCGACCTGGGACGCCAGTCCGAGGAGGGATCGGGCATCGTCCTGTCGGCCGACGGCATGATCCTGACCAACCACCACGTGGTGGCCGCCGCTGCCGCCAAACCCGACGCGGCCGGCAAGCCGGGGCCGAAGACCACGGTGACGTTCTCCGACGGACGCACCGCCCCGTTCACGGTGGTGGGCACCGATCCGGCCAGCGACATCGCCGTGGTGCGCGTCCAGGGTGTCTCGGGGCTGACCCCGATCACGATCGGTTCCTCGGCTGATTTGCGGGTGGGCCAGCACGTCGTGGCGGTCGGCTCGCCGCTCGGGCTGGAAGGCACCGTGACCACCGGCATCGTCAGCGCTCTCAACCGGCCGGTCTCCACCACGGGGGAGGCGGGCAACCAGAACACCGTCCTGGACGCCATCCAGACCGACGCCGCGATCAACCCGGGCAACTCCGGTGGCGCGCTGGTCAACATGAACGGCGATCTGGTGGGCGTCAACTCCGCGATCGCCACCATGGGCGGCGATTCCGGCGAAGCCCAGGGCGGATCGATCGGCCTCGGCTTTGCCATCCCGGTAGACCAGGCCAAGCGGATCGCCGACGAACTCATCAACTCGCCGGACCACACGGCATCGCACGCCTCCCTGGGGGTGCGCGTCACCAGCGAGCGCAGCCTGCACGGCGCCAAGGTGGTGGAGGTGGTGCCCGGCGAGGCGGCCGCCAAGGCCGGTCTGCCCGAGGGCGCGACGGTGACGGCGTTCGACAAGCGCCCCATCGGCAGCGCCGACGCGCTGGTTGCTGCGGTGCGTTCCAAGGCGCCCGGCGACCAGGTGACGCTGACCTATCTGGACCCCTCCGGAGCGACCAAAACCACGCAGGTCACCCTGGGCAAAGCACAGCAGTGA
- a CDS encoding MinD/ParA family ATP-binding protein yields MLPEWSTPSMERGSHRRPHQAGAHRIGNEAIRRPPRHYPISEILHIPDLPAPRKPAPASGWRRLVYAASFRGINVGESRVEQRFRALRDQIRRNMPKHLVVGVVSGKGGVGKTTLATCIGGILRECRSDNVVAIDAAPGFGTLADRIDSSAPDGYTEIISKTAVAGYTDIREHLGQNNIGLDVLSGNQTSDQPRPLVPSMLNEALGRLRRTHQIVLIDTSDNLEHPVMRAVFNSCDALIFVSGLTGDTAMPVARAIDLLRAMDYDDLLARSMVILNNSRKHATANARDYLTDLFIEAEIHAEYMPYDPHLAKGGIIDTQSALRPQSRLRLFEITAALADQNARRADRLSDLGWTI; encoded by the coding sequence ATGCTGCCCGAGTGGAGCACGCCCAGCATGGAACGGGGCTCGCATCGGCGTCCGCATCAGGCCGGTGCCCACCGGATCGGAAACGAGGCGATTCGCCGGCCTCCACGGCATTACCCCATCTCCGAGATCCTGCACATTCCGGATCTGCCCGCGCCGCGAAAACCCGCACCGGCCTCCGGCTGGCGCCGACTCGTCTATGCGGCCTCCTTCCGCGGCATCAATGTGGGGGAATCCCGGGTCGAACAGCGTTTCCGCGCACTGCGCGATCAGATTCGTCGGAATATGCCCAAACACTTGGTAGTCGGCGTGGTCTCGGGTAAAGGCGGCGTCGGCAAGACCACGCTGGCCACCTGTATCGGCGGCATTCTCCGGGAATGCCGCTCGGACAACGTGGTGGCGATCGACGCCGCACCGGGCTTCGGGACATTGGCCGACCGGATCGATTCCAGCGCCCCTGACGGCTACACCGAGATCATCTCCAAAACTGCGGTGGCAGGCTACACCGATATCCGGGAACATCTCGGCCAGAACAACATCGGTCTGGATGTGCTGTCGGGCAATCAGACTTCCGACCAGCCTCGTCCACTGGTGCCCTCGATGCTGAACGAGGCGCTGGGCCGCCTGCGCCGCACGCACCAGATCGTCCTGATCGATACGTCGGACAACCTGGAGCATCCGGTGATGAGGGCGGTGTTCAACTCCTGCGACGCCTTGATCTTTGTGTCCGGGCTCACCGGCGACACCGCAATGCCGGTCGCGCGTGCCATCGATCTGCTGCGCGCCATGGACTACGACGACCTGCTGGCGCGTTCGATGGTCATCCTCAACAACAGCCGCAAGCACGCCACTGCGAATGCCCGAGACTACTTGACCGATCTGTTCATCGAAGCCGAGATCCACGCCGAGTACATGCCGTATGACCCGCACCTTGCCAAAGGCGGCATTATCGATACGCAGTCCGCGCTTCGCCCGCAGAGCCGGCTACGACTGTTCGAGATAACCGCGGCGCTGGCGGATCAAAATGCGCGCAGAGCCGATCGGCTGAGCGACCTGGGCTGGACGATCTGA
- a CDS encoding FmdB family zinc ribbon protein: MPTYSYACTECSNRFDVVQAFTDDALTNCEDCNGRLRKIFGKVGVVFKGSGFYRTDSREAGKSSTNGNGNSASAASTSSDSGGSSGSGSSASADKSSGSSSATSSSTAAAAPAAASS, translated from the coding sequence GTGCCCACCTACAGCTACGCCTGCACCGAGTGCAGCAACCGCTTCGACGTGGTCCAGGCCTTCACCGACGATGCCCTGACCAACTGCGAAGACTGCAACGGACGGCTGCGCAAGATCTTCGGGAAAGTCGGCGTGGTGTTCAAGGGCAGCGGCTTCTATCGCACCGACAGCCGCGAAGCGGGTAAGTCGTCGACGAACGGCAACGGCAACAGCGCCTCTGCCGCCTCGACATCCAGCGACTCCGGCGGCAGTTCCGGCAGCGGCAGTAGCGCATCGGCCGACAAGTCCAGCGGCAGCAGCAGCGCCACGTCCAGTTCCACCGCGGCGGCCGCGCCCGCAGCCGCCTCGAGCTAG